The following coding sequences are from one Halomonas sp. HAL1 window:
- the def gene encoding peptide deformylase, whose product MAKLPILEFPDERLRTKAAAVETVDDEVRKLVDDMLETMYDARGIGLAATQIDVHRRVVVMDVSDDNSQPLVLINPRYTPIGDEKEPLSEGCLSIPDYYAEVPRFLKVQLNALDRNGDAYELEAEGLLAHCIQHEYDHLEGVLFVDYLSPLKRDRILKKMQKRHKQIQDA is encoded by the coding sequence ATGGCCAAACTTCCTATTCTTGAATTCCCCGATGAGCGCCTGCGCACCAAGGCTGCTGCGGTGGAAACCGTCGATGATGAAGTGCGTAAACTCGTCGACGATATGCTGGAGACCATGTATGACGCCCGTGGTATCGGTCTCGCCGCGACGCAGATTGATGTTCATCGGCGTGTTGTCGTCATGGATGTCAGCGACGATAACTCCCAGCCGCTGGTGCTCATCAACCCGCGCTATACCCCGATTGGCGATGAAAAAGAGCCTTTGTCAGAAGGCTGCCTGTCGATTCCTGACTACTACGCTGAAGTGCCGCGCTTTCTGAAAGTGCAGCTCAACGCGCTTGATCGCAATGGCGATGCCTACGAGTTAGAGGCGGAAGGCCTGCTGGCGCACTGTATTCAGCATGAGTACGACCACCTCGAAGGCGTGCTCTTTGTTGACTACCTGTCGCCGCTCAAGCGTGACCGCATCCTCAAGAAGATGCAGAAACGCCATAAGCAGATCCAGGACGCCTAA
- the rsmB gene encoding 16S rRNA (cytosine(967)-C(5))-methyltransferase RsmB — protein MSQKRSPQSGGSGQEVRAAAARALAPVLSDQGSLAGLDEHSVVARDRGLLKELCFGTCRRLPRLEALAGVLLKQPFKKRDSDVQALLLVGIYQLLYMRIPAHAAVGETAGAARLLNKEWATRVLNGCLRRLQRESEALQAQVDRDESVALEHPPWLLNALRQAWPEQWRAIIEANNHAGPMTLRVNQHHNDREAYLSLLTEQGLSGHLCPHAPDAITLETPCDVMSLPGFEEGHVSVQDEAAQLSAVLLGPVLAPRPGAHVLDACCAPGGKTAHLLEQFDINLTAIDSDNQRLARVEDTLNRLGVEAVLQHADATERDWWSGTPFDAILLDAPCSGTGVIRRHPDIKKLRRKDDIRPLAKLQRQLLDNLWSMLREGGTLLYATCSVLPEENSEQIEAFLARTPDAHVTTPNDVAWGIPSGAGRQLFPAQSSHDGFFYARLEKRSA, from the coding sequence ATGAGCCAAAAGCGCTCCCCTCAAAGCGGTGGCAGTGGTCAGGAAGTACGCGCTGCTGCGGCCCGCGCGCTGGCCCCGGTACTCAGCGACCAAGGCTCACTGGCGGGGTTGGACGAGCACAGCGTCGTTGCCCGCGACCGCGGGCTGCTCAAAGAGCTCTGCTTCGGTACCTGCCGTCGCTTACCGCGTCTTGAAGCGTTAGCGGGCGTGTTGCTTAAGCAACCGTTTAAGAAGCGCGACAGCGATGTTCAGGCGCTGCTGCTGGTGGGTATCTATCAACTGCTCTATATGCGCATCCCCGCACACGCGGCGGTAGGCGAAACCGCGGGCGCTGCGCGCTTACTGAACAAAGAGTGGGCCACCCGCGTGCTCAACGGCTGCCTGCGTCGCCTGCAGCGCGAATCCGAGGCGCTCCAGGCCCAGGTAGATCGGGATGAGAGCGTCGCGCTAGAGCACCCGCCGTGGCTACTCAATGCCTTGCGTCAGGCGTGGCCGGAGCAGTGGCGCGCTATTATTGAAGCCAACAACCACGCAGGCCCGATGACATTGAGGGTGAACCAGCACCACAATGATCGTGAAGCCTACCTGTCGCTGCTCACCGAGCAAGGGCTAAGTGGCCACCTGTGCCCTCACGCACCAGACGCCATCACGCTGGAAACACCCTGCGATGTGATGTCGCTGCCTGGCTTTGAAGAGGGGCATGTCAGCGTTCAGGACGAGGCCGCTCAGCTCTCGGCGGTGTTGCTAGGCCCGGTGCTCGCGCCACGGCCAGGCGCGCACGTTTTGGATGCTTGCTGCGCGCCCGGCGGCAAAACCGCCCATTTGCTCGAACAATTCGACATCAACCTAACCGCGATCGATAGCGATAATCAGCGCCTGGCACGGGTGGAAGACACTCTTAACCGACTAGGCGTAGAGGCCGTTCTTCAGCATGCCGATGCCACCGAGCGCGACTGGTGGAGCGGCACACCGTTTGATGCCATTCTGCTTGATGCCCCTTGCTCGGGTACCGGCGTGATTCGACGCCACCCGGATATCAAAAAGCTGCGCCGTAAAGACGATATTCGCCCGCTGGCCAAGCTTCAACGCCAGCTGTTGGATAATTTGTGGTCAATGCTGCGCGAAGGCGGCACCCTGCTCTACGCCACCTGCTCGGTACTGCCGGAAGAGAACAGTGAGCAGATTGAGGCGTTTCTTGCCCGCACGCCTGACGCTCATGTCACCACGCCTAACGACGTTGCCTGGGGCATTCCCAGCGGTGCAGGGCGCCAATTGTTTCCGGCGCAGAGCAGTCACGATGGCTTTTTTTATGCCAGACTAGAGAAGCGGTCTGCCTAG
- the fmt gene encoding methionyl-tRNA formyltransferase, with product MSRLRVVFAGTPEFAASSLATLLESQHEVVAVYTQPDRPAGRGRKLTPSPVKELALEHGLPVYQRQSLKEPDTQAELAALNADIMVVVAYGLLLPQAVLDIPRLGCVNVHASLLPRWRGAAPIQRAIEADDSVSGVTIMQMDAGLDTGAMLSEVRTPITLSTTGGDLHDRLALQGANALINTLDALAIGAAHATPQPDEGVTYAAKLSKAEAELDFTQPAQQLACKIRAFNPWPVAWCALGDDRLRLLMANVEDGEQPPSAPGTLLEHGDDHLRIACGTDGREVLCITSAQLPGGKAMAVRELLNARHARLATGTRLGARLGAHFESSAAQASEGETP from the coding sequence ATGTCACGATTGCGCGTTGTTTTTGCCGGCACGCCTGAATTCGCCGCCTCTAGTCTTGCAACGCTGCTGGAAAGCCAGCATGAGGTGGTCGCGGTGTATACCCAGCCCGACCGACCCGCTGGGCGCGGGCGCAAACTCACGCCCAGTCCAGTCAAAGAGCTGGCGCTGGAGCACGGTCTGCCCGTTTATCAGCGCCAGTCGCTAAAAGAGCCCGATACCCAGGCCGAGCTGGCCGCGCTTAATGCGGACATCATGGTCGTTGTCGCCTACGGGCTGCTGCTTCCCCAGGCCGTGTTGGATATACCGCGCTTAGGCTGCGTGAACGTGCACGCCTCGCTACTGCCCCGCTGGCGCGGCGCTGCCCCCATCCAGCGGGCAATCGAAGCGGACGATAGCGTATCGGGGGTGACCATCATGCAGATGGACGCTGGCTTGGACACCGGCGCAATGCTTTCAGAAGTACGCACGCCGATTACGCTAAGCACCACCGGCGGCGATTTGCATGACCGCCTCGCCCTTCAAGGCGCCAATGCGCTGATCAATACACTGGACGCACTGGCCATCGGCGCCGCTCACGCCACACCTCAGCCGGACGAAGGTGTGACCTACGCTGCCAAACTCAGCAAAGCGGAAGCCGAGCTCGATTTCACTCAGCCCGCGCAGCAACTCGCCTGCAAAATTCGCGCTTTCAACCCCTGGCCGGTGGCCTGGTGCGCGCTGGGTGATGATCGTCTACGTTTGCTGATGGCGAACGTAGAAGACGGCGAGCAGCCACCAAGCGCCCCAGGCACGCTGCTTGAGCATGGCGACGATCATCTACGCATTGCCTGCGGCACCGACGGGCGCGAAGTATTGTGTATCACCAGTGCACAGCTGCCCGGCGGTAAAGCCATGGCCGTGCGAGAGCTACTAAATGCGCGCCACGCGCGCCTTGCCACCGGCACTCGTCTTGGTGCTCGTCTTGGTGCTCATTTTGAAAGTTCTGCGGCTCAGGCCAGCGAAGGAGAAACACCATGA